The DNA window CGCGGCGAGGAGGTTCGCTCCGGGCTTGTAGCGGTGCACGAGGACGGCCGCGCCTCGGTCGCCGCCGATCCAGAACGTCTCCCCGGGGCAGTCGGGGGTCTTCCTCCCGAGCGCGCGCGGCGACGCTCCCTTCTCGGGAACGAAGTAGTGGGTCTCCGGGAACTTTCGAGCGGGACGCCAGAGCAGCTTCGCCATCTTCCCTCACAGAATCGCCGAGCTTCGAAATCGCTCGGCCAGCAATTTTCCTCCCGCCGCCGCCTCGGGCAGCGCGCGAAACGCCGCCGCGCGCGACTGGAGGTCCGATTTCTCGCGCACCGACGCGGCGCGGTCCTGCAGCATGTCCAGGAGTCGCAGGAAGGCCGCGGCATCATACCCCGCCTGCGACGCGCGGCGCGCGCCGCAGGCGTCGAGGGCCGTTTCGCGGCCGAGGTCGGCCGTCTCCGCCGCGAGACCGGGGAACTCCCGGGCGGGATCGGTTTCGGCGCGGCAGGTTTCGCGCGAGAGCACGACCGCGAGCTCCGCTTCCGATCGCATCAGGAGGAGCAGCCCCCGCGAGATCACGACGATGCCGCCCGGAAAGGCGGTCGCGTAGGGGACCGTCGATTGCGTCACCGGGAACCGCCGCACGCCGGCGCGCTCGCCCGCGCACGTCCGGCCGACGAGGGCGACGTAGCGGAGGAGCCGGTTGTCGGTGACGAGCGGGTCGCGTCCGAAGAGCCGCGCCGCGAGCTCCTTCCCCTCCGCCAGCGCGGCGGGATCGGATGCTCCCGGCGTTCGCGCCGCCGATGCGCGCGTGGACGATGGCGCCGCCGAGGCGTCCGTGGGCGATGGCCCCGCCGGCTTCGCGCTCCCGCACCGCAGAGACGCGGCGCCGAGCGCGAGGAGGAGAGGAATCCGACGCCGGTTCACCGGCGCGTCCGCGGCCGAAACCGCCCCACTCCGCCGGCCTTCTCGAACGCGAGCTGCTCGGCGTCGGTGATCGTGAAGGCGAACAACCGCTCGACGGCGGCCGCGTCGGGCTTGCCGTCCCCGCGGCCGGCCAACCCTTCCGGAGGAGGCGCGACGACGCGCGGCCGGTCGAACTCCGTCGGCGGGAACGCGCCCGGCTCGGACGATTCCCGCCGAAACTGGAACCCGCTCCCGTCGCTGAACACGAGGTTCGCGGCGGCGAGCCCCGACCCGTCGAAGCGGTATTCGACGCGGGCCTTCTTCGTTCCGGCGGGGACGTCGACGAGGACCGTCGGCCGCCCTGCGGTGTCCGTGCGCTCGACCACCGCGTCCGGCTCGAACAACGCGAGGAACGCGACCGCTCCCGATTCCTCGTCGGCGAGCGGGCGATCGGAGAACCACGTCTTGCCGTCGAAGACATAGACCCGGCCGAAGGCGTCGATCCGGAGCCGCTCGCCGGCCGAGCGGACCGTGACGTCCGGAAGCGAATGCGCGGCGAAATCGCGCGTTCGGAAGACCGTGATCGTCGGCGACGGCGGAAAGATGCCGAGGGTCGAGAGGAGGACCACCGCCGGGAGGAGCATTCGGGCACCATAGCAAAGCTCCTCTGCTAGACTCAACGGCCTTGAAGCCGCTCGCCTCCACGACGCTCCCCTTCCCGCTGGTCCGCCGCGGGAAGGTGCGCGACGTCTGGGATCTCGGCGACCGTCTCCTGATCGTCGCGACCGACCGCGTTTCGGCGTTCGACGTCGTCCTCTCTCCGGGGATCCCGGACAAGGGCAAGGTCCTGAACCAGCTGTCGAACTTCTGGTTCGCCCAGTTCCCCGGCGTGGAGAACCATCTCGTGGAGACCGATGCCCGGAAGTTCCCCGAGGGCGCGGCGGCCGACGACCTCCCGGGACGCGCCGTGATCGCGCGCAAGTGCGAGGTGATCCCCTTCGAGTGTGTCGCGCGCGGATACCTCGCCGGGTCCGGGTGGAAGGATTACGTCCGCACCGGGGAGGTCTGCGGATTGCGCCTTCCGTCCGGTCTTCGGGAGGCGTCCCGACTGCCGGAACCGATCTTCACGCCGGCGACGAAGGCGGAAACCGGGCACGACGAGAACGTGCCGCTGTCGCGCCTGGCCGAGGTACTCGGCGCCGACCGCGCCCGCGAGCTCGCCGAAAAGACGCTTTCTCTCTACCGCGAGGTGGCGCGCCGCTGCGAGGAGAAGGGGATCCTCCTCGCCGATTCGAAGATCGAGTTCGGCGTCCTCGACGGGCGCCTCGTCTGGATCGACGAGGCCTTCACGCCCGATTCGTCGCGATTCTGGCCCGCGGAGTCCTACCGGCCCGGATGCTCCCCTCCGTCGCTCGACAAGCAGTTCATCCGCGACTGGCTGGAGAGCACGGGATGGAACAAGACGCCGCCCGCGCCGCCGCTCCCGGACGACGTCGTGCGCGGCACCCGCGACCGCTACCTCGAGGCGTTCCGGAAGATCACGGGCCGCGCTCCGGAGTACGTGAGCGACTGATCGCGGAAAAACGCGAAACAAATTCGGAAACGACGAATGATCGACCAATCGGAACTCACCGTTGCGATCATTCGAGTCTCGATGTTCGGATTTGTTTCGGAATTCGAATTTCGAATTTCGAGGTTCTTCTAAGCCAGGTCCTTCACTTCGGCGACCGGCATCGCCTTCAGATCCGGGAACTCCGCGGCGGCGGAGGCATCCGACCGCGGCAGGAAGACCTCGCGGAAGCCGTGCGCGGCGCCCTCGCGCAGCCGCGCGGCGGCATCGGGGACCGACCGCACCTCGCCGAGCAGCCCGATCTCGCCGAAGTAGAACGCGTCGGCGGGGAGCGGCGTCTGCCGGTGCGAGGAGAGGATGGCCGCGGCGAGCGCGAGATCCGCCGCCGGCTCGCGCACGTCGAAGCCCCCCGCGCAGGAGACGAAGATCTCCCGCGACGCGACCGGAAGCGCGGCGCACGTCTCGAGCACGGCGAGCACCATCGCGAGGCGGCCCGCGTCGAGGCCGACGGCGCTCCGCCGCGCGGATCCCGACACCGCGGGTCCGACGAGCGCCTGGATCTCCACGAGGAGCGGGCGCGTCCCTTCGATGGAGGCCGACACCGCGCTTCCGGGCGTACCCGCCCTCCTCTCGGCGAGCAGCGCGCGCGAAGGATCGGCGATCTCCGACAGTCCCGACGAAGTCATCTCGTAGAGCGCGATCTCCTCGATCGCGCCGAACCGGTTCTTCATCGCCCGCAGGATTCGCCGCCCCCGCGAGCGGTCCCCCTCGAACGAGAGCACGGTGTCCACGAGGTGCTCGAGCGCCTTCGGCCCCGCGAGCGTCCCGTCCTTCGTGACGTGGCCGATCAGCACGACCGGCACGTTCTTCGCCCGCGCGAAGCGCTGGAAGACGAGCGCCGCATTTCGCACCTGCGCGACCGAGCCGGAGGGGGAAGGGAGGTCGGACGACGTCATCGACTGAACCGAATCGACGACGACGAGCGACGGCGCCAGCGCCGCCGCCTCCTCGACCGCGGTTTCCGGGTCGGTCTCGCCGAGCACGAACAGCTCCTCCGCGACCGCGCCGAGGCGTCCCGCGCGCAGCCGGACCTGGCGGAGCGACTCCTCGCCGGAGACGTAGAGGATCTTCCCGCCGGCGCCGGCGCACGCCCGCGCGGCCTGGAGGAGGAGCGTCGATTTCCCGATCCCCGGCTCGCCGCCGATGAGCACGACCGATCCCGGGACGAGGCCGCCCCCGAGCACCCGATCGAGGTCCGGCAGTCCGGTCGCGAGCCGGGGAGCCGCGGAATCGCCGACCGCCGTGATCGACACGGCCCGCGCCGCCGCCGCCGGCCGCCGGCTCTTCCGGCTCGCCGCGGCCGGCGCCGCGGCGACGTAGGAGTTCCACGCTCCGCACTCGGGGCATCGCCCGATCCACTTGGCGGACGCGGCTCCGCATTCGGAGCACGCGAATCCGGGCTCACCCTTCATTCAGAAACCGGCTGCCGCATGTGAAGCGAACGATTTCCGGGCCATGCCCCTTCGCATCGCGGGGGGCCCTTCGCGAAGTGATCGAGCGAACGTCCCGCGATGCGGGAGCGGGAGCGTCGGCGAAGGGGGTGGCGAGCGGCGCGGTCGAGTCGCTCGTTCGACGAGCCGCGCCGCCGCCACGCGCCCGCCCGGCTCGATGCATCGGTGCGCCGGCTCAGCCACCCAAATCACTTCAAAGGAACGGACCCCAATAACAGCTTCAAATCCTCGTCGCTCCATCTGACGCCCGCGCCGAAGAACAGCGAGTCCGCCTTCTTCGTCCGGTTCAGGAAGTCGTCCCATCCGGCGGTCGCGTAGATCGACGGCGAGAAGTACCAGCG is part of the Thermoanaerobaculia bacterium genome and encodes:
- a CDS encoding phosphoribosylaminoimidazolesuccinocarboxamide synthase, with translation MKPLASTTLPFPLVRRGKVRDVWDLGDRLLIVATDRVSAFDVVLSPGIPDKGKVLNQLSNFWFAQFPGVENHLVETDARKFPEGAAADDLPGRAVIARKCEVIPFECVARGYLAGSGWKDYVRTGEVCGLRLPSGLREASRLPEPIFTPATKAETGHDENVPLSRLAEVLGADRARELAEKTLSLYREVARRCEEKGILLADSKIEFGVLDGRLVWIDEAFTPDSSRFWPAESYRPGCSPPSLDKQFIRDWLESTGWNKTPPAPPLPDDVVRGTRDRYLEAFRKITGRAPEYVSD
- the radA gene encoding DNA repair protein RadA, which codes for MKGEPGFACSECGAASAKWIGRCPECGAWNSYVAAAPAAASRKSRRPAAAARAVSITAVGDSAAPRLATGLPDLDRVLGGGLVPGSVVLIGGEPGIGKSTLLLQAARACAGAGGKILYVSGEESLRQVRLRAGRLGAVAEELFVLGETDPETAVEEAAALAPSLVVVDSVQSMTSSDLPSPSGSVAQVRNAALVFQRFARAKNVPVVLIGHVTKDGTLAGPKALEHLVDTVLSFEGDRSRGRRILRAMKNRFGAIEEIALYEMTSSGLSEIADPSRALLAERRAGTPGSAVSASIEGTRPLLVEIQALVGPAVSGSARRSAVGLDAGRLAMVLAVLETCAALPVASREIFVSCAGGFDVREPAADLALAAAILSSHRQTPLPADAFYFGEIGLLGEVRSVPDAAARLREGAAHGFREVFLPRSDASAAAEFPDLKAMPVAEVKDLA